A DNA window from Pungitius pungitius chromosome 1, fPunPun2.1, whole genome shotgun sequence contains the following coding sequences:
- the LOC119222168 gene encoding platelet glycoprotein Ib alpha chain, with protein sequence MVYRLSSRMRLLLVLLLSCLVVTGSAWKGCHDDQDKDQRMRVNCTALGFSALPAGFEPVTQVFLLPRNQFSSLSWSSFQIFTNIHELDFTANQIPEVTPSDTPVLPSLSVLRLSSNRLTLLPEGSFSACPGLTELYLDHNTLESLSDLTFSGLSRLEILDLSSNRLTSLPNLMLRPLVVIETLYLENNKVTGMPNDWFRPREEVPYLYLSENPWACSCSLSYLHGYLNNYEDNVYFRVGPVINFGADRVICDSPRRNKNKPLMTLKQSDLCPEAEGEDQLMGGPHLPNTPPPTSSAGPGSEVSELPRPDVPTKAALAEGYTETPPSTAPPSNALPNTAPPFTAPPTTAPPSNALPNTAPPFTAPPTTVPPSTAPPTTAAPFTAPPSTAPPFTAPPTTVPPSTAPPTTAPPFTAPLTIVPPSNAPPTTSPLTTAHPFTAPSTTASPHSVPPPALVATPTWPRSEPEWSEDPGSEVRGELPVERPAETNNQTTTCALTPPSASGGNVPPVRGAGGFCLWLLAGGLLLSVGAAACVLTTLVRLIVWYRRVYRPMWEALAKRRASVEVGRLLPIRTMGGREVAGGGGGVKALYRSVLFVQREGGTTEMAGGAVERGGEEGGATEMVEEGGKQPVLVTLEPRRGRRGEGAAREVEGREEKGVYRKTLYRLCSKEEDLEGWSSVMEECRVSADEGGRGCGGETMGGGGVSRKCYSVILREKTEEAGGGREDVDWVVGGWEVKRGGGWEGEEEGPSWGEWLVHYLPSMPWSVTTPPENLPSQRCHQ encoded by the exons ATGGTCTACAGGCTCTCCTCCAGGATgcgtctcctcctcgtcctcctgctgtCCTGCCTCGTCGTCACAGGTTCGGCGTGGAAAGGTTGCCACGATGACCAGGACAAAGATCAGCGAATGAGGGTGAACTGCACGGCGCTCGGCTTCAGCGCCCTCCCAGCGGGATTCGAACCAGTGACCCAG GTTTTTCTGCTTCCCAGAAACCAGTTCTCCAGCCTGTCCTGGTCCTCCTTTCAGATCTTCACCAACATCCACGAGCTCGACTTCACAGCCAACCAG ATTCCAGAAGTCACCCCCTCCGACACTCCGGTGCTCCCCAGCCTCAGCGTCCTCCGGCTGAGTTCCAACCGTCTGACGTTGCTCCCTGAAGGCTCCTTCTCGGCCTGTCCCGGTCTGACCGAGCTCTACCTGGACCACAACACCCTGGAGTCTCTGAGCGACCTCACCTTCTCTGGACTCAGCAGACTGGAG ATTCTGGACTTGTCGTCCAATCGTCTCACGTCACTCCCCAACCTCATGCTCCGCCCCCTCGTTGTCATAGAGACTCTCTATCTGGAGAACAACAAG GTCACAGGGATGCCCAACGATTGGTTCCGCCCCAGGGAGGAGGTGCCGTACCTCTACCTCTCTGAAAATCCCTGGGCCTGCTCCTGTTCCCTTAGCTACCTGCACGGGTACCTCAACAATTATGAGGACAACGTCTACTTCCGGGTCGGCCCAGTCATCAACTTCGGCGCCGATAGAGTG ATCTGTGACTCTCCTCGTCGGAACAAGAACAAACCTCTGATGACTCTGAAACAATCGGACCTGTGTCCAGAAGCCGAAGGTGAGGACCAGCTGATGGGTGGTCCTCACCTTCCTAATACTCCTCCCCCTACCTCGTCAGCGGGCCCGGGGTCGGAGGTCAGCGAGCTCCCACGGCCAGACGTGCCAACCAAAGCGGCGCTAGCCGAAGGCTATACTGAAACTCCTCCTTCTACTGCGCCTCCTTCTAATGCTCTTCCCAATACTGCTCCTCCTTTTACTGCTCCTCCAACTACTGCGCCTCCTTCTAATGCTCTTCCCAATACTGCTCCTCCTTTTACTGCTCCTCCAACTACTGTGCCTCCTTCTACTGCTCCTCCCACTACTGCTGCTCCTTTTACTGCTCCTCCTTCTACTGCTCCTCCTTTTACTGCTCCTCCAACTACTGTGCCTCCTTCTACTGCTCCTCCCACTACTGCTCCTCCTTTTACTGCTCCTCTAACTATTGTGCCTCCTTCTAATGCTCCTCCCACTACTTCTCCTCTAACTACTGCGCATCCTTTTACTGCTCCTTCCACCACTGCGTCTCCTCATAGTGTTCCTCCACCTGCTTTGGTTGCGACACCAACGTGGCCCCGGTCTGAACCCGAGTGGTCAGAGGACCCGGGGTCGGAGGTCAGAGGCGAGCTCCCAGTGGAGCGTCCTGCTGAGACAAATAATCAAACAACAACCTGCGCATTGACACCTCCATCTGCGTCTGGCGGTAACGTCCCCCCTGTCAGAGGAGCAGGGGGGTTCTGTCTCTGGCTCCTCGCCGGGGGCCTCCTGCTGAGCGTGGGGGCGGCGGCGTGCGTCTTGACAACTCTAGTGAGGTTGATCGTCTGGTACCGCAGGGTTTACAGGCCCATGTGGGAGGCGCTGGCAAAGAGGAGAGCAAGTGTAGAGGTGGGGAGACTGCTTCCAATTAGGacgatgggagggagggaggtggcgggaggaggaggaggagtgaaggCGCTGTATCGCTCTGTGCTGTTTgtccagagagaggggggaactACGGAGATGGCAGGAGGAGCtgtggagaggggaggggaggaaggaggagctaCGGAGATggtagaggagggaggaaagcaaCCGGTCCTCGTCACTCTGGAGCCGAggcgaggaagaagaggagaaggagctgcgAGAGAGgtagaagggagggaggagaagggagtgTACAGGAAGACGTTGTACCGTCTGTGTAGCAAAGAGGAGGACTTAGAGGGGTGGAGCAGCGTGATGGAGGAGTGTCGGGTCTCTGCAGacgaaggagggagggggtgtggaggggagacgatgggaggaggaggagtctccAGAAAGTGCTACAGCGTCATTCTGCGGGAGAAGAcggaggaggcaggaggagggagggaggatgtggACTGGGTGGTGGGCGGGTGGGAGGTGAAAAGAGGTGGAGgatgggagggggaggaggagggtcccAGCTGGGGGGAGTGGCTGGTACACTACTTACCCAGCATGCCCTGGAGTGTGACCACGCCTCCTGAAAACCTGCCATCTCAGAGATGtcatcagtga